DNA from Bacteroidales bacterium:
TTTCATTCCTGATGCTGCTGGGTCGTCTCGAATTATTCACCGTTCTCATCCTGATCACACCTTCATTTTGGAAACGGTAAGCGCCCTGGACCATACTGATCATTGAAAATACTTATTACCTTAGCTCAAAATTCAAAGGGAAACCTATTCAATGGAAGCTAAAAAGATCATCCTCTGGCTCTACTATGTGGCACTTGGCATGATGTTAATAGCACTTTCCTTTTCCAATTTTTTCATGAGTGTTGCTCAATTCGGCCTTGCCGGGGTTTTTATCCTCGATGGGATCAGGAAACAAGAGGTTGATGATTACTTCAGAAAACATAAAATCCTTGTGAGCATTTCCCTGTTGATCCCGGTGGGGTTAACCTGGATATTCAAAGCGCTGGGCCGTAAATTCAAGGAGTTCTTCCATCGTGAAAATTCTCCGGCCTGGGTATTTTCCTCCATTTTCCTTTTCCACCTGATCGGACTGTTTTTCACAACTGATTTCAATTATGCCTTTCGTGACCTTCGTATTAAGCTGCCCATCTTGCTGATGCCCTTAATCCTGTCGACGACATGCCTGCTTGATCGCAAGAGTTTCAGGTTTCTCATGTATCTTTTTACAGCAGGCGTTTTTACCGGAACACTGATCAGCACTTATTATTTCATGACCAATGAAATAACTGACAGCAGGACTATTTCCATATATATCCACCATATCCGTTTCAGTTTATTAATCGATATGGCAATTTTTATCCTGGCTTACCTGGTTCTCAAAAAAAGCGATATTCCCAGATGGCCCAAGGCGGTCATGGCCGTAGTAGCCCTTTGGCTGCTGGCATTTCTTTTTATTTCAGCTTTTATGACAGGCTTGTTGATTTTCTTTATAACCCTGGCCATACTGACTTTTTACATGGCCCTGAACAAACAGGGACTAATCCTGAAAATCACAACTATTGCCGGTGTCCTGATCATTTTCCTCCTTGCCTGGCTTTATACCCGTAATATCGGGCGGGAGGTGAACCATGTTGATCCTGTGGATTTCAAATCGCTTGAGAAGGTGACCAAATTGGGAAATCCTTATTGGCATGACCTGTCAAATACCCAGTTTGAAAACGGTGGTTATGTCTGGCTTTATGTTGCCACTGATGAACTGCGGCAGGCCTGGAACCTCCGGAGCAGGTATGATTTCGATGGAAAAGATAAAGCCAGCCAGGAAATCAAATATACACTCATCCGCTTTCTCACTTCCAAAGGCTACCGCAAAGACGCTGAAGGGGTCAGCAAACTGACTGATCAGGAGGTTGCCATGGTCGAAGACGGGATCGCCAGTATTGTTTATGTTGAAAAATCTACTCTTTATGTCAGGATCTATAAAATCTTCTGGGAATATCAGCAATACTGGGCCACTCACAATCCTAGCGGCCATTCGGTAATGCAGCGCTTTGAATTCTGGAATACTTCACGGGCCATTATTAAAGAAAACTGGCTCACCGGTGTGGGAACCGGCGACCTGGGAACTGCATTCCAGGAAGAATATAAAAAGACGGGCAGCCTGCTGGATAAAGAATACCGCTGGCGTTCACATAACCAGTTCCTGGCGATCTTTGCCACTTTTGGCATTTTCGGCCTGGCCTGGTTTATTTTCAGCCTGATCTATCCGGCAGCCAGGCTGGGAAAATTTCATGATTACTACTACCTGTCATTTTTCATCATCATAATACTTTCGATGTTGACCGAAGACACGCTGGAATCCCAGGCAGGTGTGACTCCTATCGCTTTTTTCACCTCTTTTTATCTTTTTGCTAAAAAATTCATTGATATCGTTTGACCCTTTTGCTTCTGCCTATTATGAAACAGGAAGAATCTTTTAAAAATCAATGGTTGGTGATTGTCAACCCTAACGCCGGTAAAAGGAAAGGGGAAAAAGACTGGCCGGAGATATCCGCACTGCTTACTGAAGCAGGATTCATATTTACACACGAGTTCACCACACACCGGGATCATGCCATAGCCCTCACCGAAAATTACGTCCGGAAAGGCTTCAGAAAAATCATCGCCGTGGGTGGCGATGGTACCCTGAATGAGGTAATGAACGGAATTTTCCGCCAGGATGAAATTAATACGACTGATGTCATAGTAGGCATGATTATGGTCGGTACAGGTAATGACTGGGGCAGGATGTATAATTTAAAGGAGAAGTATACGAAAGCCGTAGAAATCCTGAAAAAACAGCACCTGTTCATCCAGGATACCGGAATGGTAAAGTATTATGATGGCCCGCATGAAATTACGCGGTATTTTGTAAATATCGCCGGCCTGGGATATGACGCGCTGGTCACAAAGATGACTAACAGGACGAAAGAGAAAGGCGGGGGCGGCATGATGTCATACCTGGTGAACCTGCTCAAAGGTCTTTTCAGTTATCATCATGCTTATCTCGAAATCGAGGTGGATGGTGAAAGCGTTTATAAAGGCAAAGTTTTCAGCATGAGTGTGGGGATCTGCAAATATAACGGCGGGGGAATGATGCAACTGCCGTTCGCTATTCCTGACGACGGACTGTTCGATATGACCATCTTCAAAAACGTCAGTAAAATGACCGTTATAAAGCATATAAAAAAATTATACTGCGGGACTTTCACCAATCTGCCTTTTGTCCAGACCCATCGGGGAAAAACCGTTTCCATTTTTTCTTCCACGGGCGATCCGTCGCACCTGGAAACCGATGGCGAATCTCTCGGTCACTCTCCTTTTTCTTTTCAGATTATCCCGAAAAGCATCAGAATTATCACCGGTAAAAATTGGAAAGTTGACAGTCCGGAAATAACTGCAAGCATGAGATCGCCGGAAAATCCGCCTGAGGATGTCTAATCTTGAAAATATCTACCTTTGAAACAAAATAAATCCGTTATAAATCAGTTATCTTTCTACCTATCAATACTAATTCTATGAAATTCCTTTTACCCGGTTTTTTATGTTCGATGATTCTGTTATTTCAAAATCCTTCTTTCTCACAGGAAGTCGGCATCGGACAATGGAGAGACCATCTGCCTTATGATTATGCCACTAATGTCGAAGAATTTAATTCTGGTATTTACTGCTCGACCCCATTCAGTATGTTTTTTTTCGATCGGGATGATAACAGCATTCAGCGGCTCAGCAAGGTCAACGGGCTTTCTGATCTGGGTGTCAGTGATATAGCTCTGAACACCGATCAGGAAATCCTTGTTGTGTCTTATTCCAATACAAATGTTGACCTGATCCTTGAGGACCTTACGATCATCAATATTCCTGATATCAAGCGTAAAGAGATACTGGGCAATAAAACCATAAACAGCATCATGAATTACGGCAAATTTGCCTATTTATCATGCGGTTTCGGAATCGTCGTGCTTAATCTGGAGAAGAAGGAAGTTAAAGACACATACTTTATAGGTCCTGACGGGGGCAGCATTAATGTCCTGGCTATGACTTACAATGATACAGCCTTCTTTGCTGCAACGGAAAACGGAATTTATTATGCAGATATCAATGATCCTAACCTGGCTTATTATGCCAATTGGAAAAAGATGCCAGGGATCCCGTTCGAGGATGGATTTTATAACCTGGTCTATAATTATAATGGAAGATTATTGATTAACCACACTGACCCCGATATTAATGAAGATGGGTTATATGTTTTGGAAAACGGGCAATGGAGGGACCTGGAAACAGCAAACACTGACCGGACTTACAGTTTACGTAGCAGCGGGGATAAATTGGTCGTATCTTACAGCTACTTTTTAAAATCCTATAATACTGATCTTACCGAAGACCTGAAAATATATACTTATGGAGAAATAAGCCCTGCACCGTCAGATGCACTGATCGGAACTGATGGAAATTATTGGATTGCGGACCGGAACAAGGGTCTCGTCAAATCATGGGCAGATGGGTATGAACGGCAGTTTATCAAGCCAAGTGGCGCCCCTACGGCGGATATTTTTGAAATGGCTTCCAGGGATGGCAAGTTGTATGTGGTCCCCGGCGGATTGACCGCAACCTGGAACAATACCTGGAGAACCGCAAGAATGTTCTCTCTGATCGATGAAAACTGGAAAACGTATGATAACCAAAATTCACCAGGCCTGGATACTTTGCGCGATTTGGTGGCAGTGGCAGTAGATCCTCTTAACAGTGATCACGTTTTTGCGGGATCCTGGAACCGCGGGATGGCAGAATTTAAAGATAACGCCTTTACACAGATTTATAATTCCGACAACAGTTCCCTCGTACCGAACATGATAGAGGGATACCCGACTGTGAAGGTAGGAGGAATGGCTTTTGACAGCGATAATAATATGTGGATAACCAATTCCGGGGCAGAACAGATCCTTTCCGTAAGAAGACCTGATGGCAACGGCGGTGGAACCTGGGAAGCTTACAACCTGGGATCAAGCACAACCGGTATTGATGTCCGGAAGATCATTGTTGACTCCTATGGTCAGAAATGGATTCTCCCGCGGACTACCCAATCGAATTCCAATTATATCATTGTTTATAATGAGAAGAACGACCCCGGCAACCAGGTACGCGGCCTGAAATCCGGGGCGGGCTTTGGCAACCTGCCGGGGACGAGCGTCTATGCTATTGCCGAAGATCGTGAAGGGGAGATCTGGGTCGGTACCGATGAGGGTGTTGCCGTCTTTTATTCGCCGCAGAATATCTTTACCGGTGAAAACGCCGATGCCCAGCAGATTCTGGTCAACATTGACGGATATGTCCAATATCTTCTTGAAACAGAAATAGTTAAAGCCATTGCAGTGGATGGGGCTAACAGGAAATGGTTCGGCACGGAAAGGGCCGGTGTTTTCCTTCTTTCCGCCGATGGAACGCAGCAAATCCAGCATTTTACAGAAGAAAACAGCCCGTTGTTTTCGAATAACATCACCAGCCTCACCATCAATGGAAAAACCGGCGAAGTGTTTATCGGGACAGCAAAGGGTCTGATATCCTATAAAGGAACAGCCACTAACGGAGATACTATATACGATAATGTTTATGCATATCCAAACCCTGTCAGGCCGGGATATACCGGTCCTATCGCTATTAAAGGTCTGGTCAGGGATGCCAGTGTGAAAATCACCGATATCAGGGGCTCGCTAATTTATGAAACCATCGCTGAAGGGGGGCAAGCCATCTGGAACGGGTACAGTTTTGATGGCCGCAGGGCTAATACCGGCGTTTACCTCGTATTCATCACGAACAATGATGGCAGTCAGAAGTTGGTGACTAAGATCTTGTTTGTGAATTAGTTCGCAGTTCGCAGTTCGCAGTTCGCGGTCGGCGGTCAGCGATTCCAAGTTTCAAGTTTCTATTTTCAATTTTCTCTGATGTACCTCTTAACACGCGGAATTGTTTTCCGTCAGACAAAATACTCAGATTCAAGCCTGGTTGTCAGGATCCTGACCGAAGAAATGGGCCTTCGTACCTATATCATCAAAGGAGCACGCGGGCCAAAAGCAAAGATCAAAGCAAGCCTCTTTCAGCCACTCACTCTGCTGGAGCTGGTCGTCAGCCAGAAAGAAAAGACCGATCTTCAACATATCCGCGAAGCTCGTGTGGCCTATCAATACCACACCATTTTTTCAGATATCCGCAAATCTTCCATCCTCCTCTTTCTGAATGAATTATTATATAAATCAATCCGGGAGGAAGCGGTAAATCCTGAGTTATTCCATTTCATTTTCGATCATTTGATCCTGCTTGACGAGACAGCGGAAAACCCTGCCAGCTTTCATCTTTTATTTGCCATCCATCTGACCCGAAACCTTGGCTTTTTTCCCCATGGCAGGTATTTGAATGAAAATACAGTTTTCGATTTAGTGGAAGGACAATTTGTACAGGCTGAAGCTTTACCCGCTGAAAACTTCATAACCGGATTAAACTGTGCCTGGTTCAGCAAATTACTGGCAACTTCGCCGGAGAAGTTTTATTCCATTACCGTTCCCTCTGCAATCCGCGGCGAACTGCTCGAAAAAATTCTCCGTTATTATCATCATCATCTGCCACTGACAGGGGAATTCAAATCGCATATCGTTCTGCATGACGTATTGCAGAAATAACGGAA
Protein-coding regions in this window:
- the recO gene encoding DNA repair protein RecO, coding for MYLLTRGIVFRQTKYSDSSLVVRILTEEMGLRTYIIKGARGPKAKIKASLFQPLTLLELVVSQKEKTDLQHIREARVAYQYHTIFSDIRKSSILLFLNELLYKSIREEAVNPELFHFIFDHLILLDETAENPASFHLLFAIHLTRNLGFFPHGRYLNENTVFDLVEGQFVQAEALPAENFITGLNCAWFSKLLATSPEKFYSITVPSAIRGELLEKILRYYHHHLPLTGEFKSHIVLHDVLQK
- a CDS encoding diacylglycerol kinase family lipid kinase, which gives rise to MKQEESFKNQWLVIVNPNAGKRKGEKDWPEISALLTEAGFIFTHEFTTHRDHAIALTENYVRKGFRKIIAVGGDGTLNEVMNGIFRQDEINTTDVIVGMIMVGTGNDWGRMYNLKEKYTKAVEILKKQHLFIQDTGMVKYYDGPHEITRYFVNIAGLGYDALVTKMTNRTKEKGGGGMMSYLVNLLKGLFSYHHAYLEIEVDGESVYKGKVFSMSVGICKYNGGGMMQLPFAIPDDGLFDMTIFKNVSKMTVIKHIKKLYCGTFTNLPFVQTHRGKTVSIFSSTGDPSHLETDGESLGHSPFSFQIIPKSIRIITGKNWKVDSPEITASMRSPENPPEDV
- a CDS encoding O-antigen ligase family protein — translated: MEAKKIILWLYYVALGMMLIALSFSNFFMSVAQFGLAGVFILDGIRKQEVDDYFRKHKILVSISLLIPVGLTWIFKALGRKFKEFFHRENSPAWVFSSIFLFHLIGLFFTTDFNYAFRDLRIKLPILLMPLILSTTCLLDRKSFRFLMYLFTAGVFTGTLISTYYFMTNEITDSRTISIYIHHIRFSLLIDMAIFILAYLVLKKSDIPRWPKAVMAVVALWLLAFLFISAFMTGLLIFFITLAILTFYMALNKQGLILKITTIAGVLIIFLLAWLYTRNIGREVNHVDPVDFKSLEKVTKLGNPYWHDLSNTQFENGGYVWLYVATDELRQAWNLRSRYDFDGKDKASQEIKYTLIRFLTSKGYRKDAEGVSKLTDQEVAMVEDGIASIVYVEKSTLYVRIYKIFWEYQQYWATHNPSGHSVMQRFEFWNTSRAIIKENWLTGVGTGDLGTAFQEEYKKTGSLLDKEYRWRSHNQFLAIFATFGIFGLAWFIFSLIYPAARLGKFHDYYYLSFFIIIILSMLTEDTLESQAGVTPIAFFTSFYLFAKKFIDIV